CCTTTAGGAGGAGGCTCGCCTCCAGGTTCCCCGCCACCAGGCGGAGGTCCAGCCCAAGGAGCCCCTCCCCTTCCAGGTTGCACCCGTGGGCCACCCCCGCCAGGGCTACCTGGGAAAACTCCAGGTTGCTCCCCTCGGCCTCCAGGCGCACCGGGCTCCCCTCGGGGACCCAGAGCCGCCCCCTTTCCCTAAGGCCAAAGCGGAGAAGGTAGCCCTCCTCCTGGGCCACCAGGGCCCCGCCCTCTGCCCGGAGCGAGGCGAGGCCCTTCTCCCCCACCACCCTCACCTCCGCCCCCTGGGCCACCAGGCGGACCAGGGGAGGGGATGAGAAACCCTCCTCGGCCTGCTCCTCCTCCCGGTCCTCCAGAACCGCCAAAAGCTCCAGGGCCTCCTCGGGGCTCAGGACCCCTTCCCTGACCATCTCCAGGATGCGCCGCCTATCCTCCATGGGCCGCCTCCTTCCCCCTCCAGGCCTCTTCCAGGGCGAGCCAGGCGGAAAGCTTTAGCAAAAGGCGGGCCAGCCGCCTGCGCCACCCCCGCCTCAGGGGCCGAAGGAGCCTTTCCCGTTCTGCCTCCTCCAGAAGGGCCTTCTGGTGA
The genomic region above belongs to Thermus sediminis and contains:
- a CDS encoding SHOCT-like domain-containing protein; amino-acid sequence: MEDRRRILEMVREGVLSPEEALELLAVLEDREEEQAEEGFSSPPLVRLVAQGAEVRVVGEKGLASLRAEGGALVAQEEGYLLRFGLRERGRLWVPEGSPVRLEAEGSNLEFSQVALAGVAHGCNLEGEGLLGLDLRLVAGNLEASLLLKEGSHRLDLKAANAELRLLPGSDLVLEVEARLSGVEIGEALARVPGGYRLGEGQGALRVRAFASNLEVEA